In Sphingomicrobium sediminis, the genomic window GCCGGCGCCAGTGTCGTGCGCGATGGCGACTATGTCATCCACGGACGGCTCGCCTCGCGCGGCCTCAACTTCCACGAGCGCGAATATTATTGGGAGAAGGATGGCGAGTGGGTGAAGCTCGACATTCCCACCAAGGTCTCGCCCTCGGGCATCGTCGACGGGCGCATGCTGATGAGCCTGCGCGAGGAGTGGACTACAAGCGGGGTCACCTATCCAGCGGATTCGCTGCTCTCAGCCGATCTCGACGCGTTCAAAGCCGATCCCAACGGCGTGACCTGGGAGCCGGTCTGGACACCGGGCGAGCGCCAGACGCGGCGCGGCTTCAACACGTCGGGCGGGTCGATGTACCTGGGCGTGCTCGATAATGTCCGCGGCCGGGTCTTCAAATATAATTATGTCGACGGGGAGTGGGTGACGAGCCTCGTCCCGCTGCCCGACAATGCGACCTTGTCGATCGGCTCGGCGGCGGACGATACGGACGAGATCCTGCTTTATTCGACCGACTTCCTGACGCCCAGCACCACCTATTTCTTCAATGGCGAGACGGGCGATCTCGAGGTGCTCAAGCAGAGCCCGGCGCGCTTCGATGGCTCCGATTTCGTGATCGAACAGCGCGAGGTCGCGTCGGCGGACGGCGTGATGATCCCCTATTTCGTGGTGCGCCATAAGGACACCGTGATGGACGGCTCAACGCCGACCTTGCTCGGAGGCTATGGCGGCTTCCAGGTGAGCCGCGTGCCTTCCTATCTCGGCACCACCGGCAAGCTGTGGCTCGAAAATGGCGGCGCCTATGTGCTCGGAAACATGCGCGGTGGCGGCGAGTTCGGGCCGGAATGGCACCAGACCGCGATCCGCGAGAACAAGCAGCGCACGTGGGACGATTTCATCGCCATCGCACAGGACCTTGTCGATACCGGCCTCACGTCGCCGGAGCATCTCGGCATCGAGGGCGGGAGCCAGGGTGGCCTGCTGGTCGGCACTGCGTTCACGCAGCGGCCCGATTTGTTCAACGCGGCGATCGTGGCGATCCCGCTATTCGACATGCTGCGCTATCACGAGATCGGCCGCGGCGCCTCGTGGATCGGCGAATATGGCGATCCGCGTATTCCCGAACAGCGCGCATGGATCCAATCCTATTCGCCCTACCAGAAGCTGGTGCCGGGAGCCGAATTCCCCAAGGTGCTCTACGTCACCTCGACCGCGGATGACCGCACCCATCCGAGCCATGGCCGCAAGGCTGCGGCGCGCATGGCGGCGAACGGCCAGCCTTATTATTACTATGAGGACATGGTCGGCGGCCATTCGGGCGGCAACGATCCCGAACAGCAGGCCAAACTGTTGGCGCTGCGCTACACCTACCTGATGCAGCAGCTGATGGACGAGGATAGCGGCGAGTAGAGATTGATGGGGCGGTGCTTGGGCGCCGCCCCTAATCCTCCAGCATCACCGGGTCGCGAAGGCCTTGGCCGATCGTCGCGCGGCAGAGTTCTGCCTCGACACTGGTCACCGGATAGGCGCAATAATCGGCGGCGTAGAAGGCGCTGGGGCGGTGGTTGCCCGAAATGCCGATGCCGCCGAAGGGCGCGGTCGAGGGCGCACCATTGGTGGGCTTGTTCCAGTTGATGACGCCGGCGCGCGCATTGGCCCAGAAGAAGTCGTACTTCTGCGGGTCCTTGGTGAGGATGCTGGCGGCCAGCCCGAAACGCGTATTGTTCGCCTCGCGCACTGCATTTTCGAAGCTGTCGACGCGGATGAGCTGCAGGACGGGGCCGAAAATTTCCTCGTCGAGCCGTTCGGTCGCATCGGTCATGTCGACGATGGCCGGGGTCAGCATCGGCAGATTTTCGTCCGGGCGATGCATCTGGCGCAGCGGCTTGCCGCCCTTGGCGAGCAATTCGAGATAGCGATCCTGCACATGGTCGGCGGCATCATTGTCGATGACCGGCCCCATGAAGGGTTCGGGCTTGGCGAAGGGCTCGTCGACAATGATCCGGTCGGTCAGTTTGAAGACCTCGCCCATCAGCGCCTCGTGATCATCCTCGGGCACGATCAGGCGGCGCGCGCAGGTGCAGCGCTGGCCCGCCGAGAGGAAGGCCGATTGGACGATGATTGCGGCCGCGGCCTGCAGGTCCTTCACGTCCCAGGCGACCAGCGGATTGTTGCCGCCAGCTTCGATGGCGAGGATCTTGTGCGGTTTGTCCGCGAAGGCGCGATGGATGAAGCGGCCGGCGCGGGCGGAGCCGGTGAAGAGCAGGCCATCGATGCCGTCATTCTCAGCCAGCGCCTTGCCAACATCGGGGCCGCCCTGGACGCAGCGCACGACACCTGCCGGGATGCCCGCTTCGTGGAAGCAATCGACCAGCAGTTCGCCGACGGCGGGCGTTTTTTCGGACGGTTTGAAAACGATGGCATTGCCCGCCAGCAGCGCCGGGACGATGTGTCCGTTGGGCAGGTGGGCAGGGAAATTGTAGGGGCCGAGCACGCCCATTACGCCATGCGGCTTGTGACGGACCGCAACCTTGTTGCCCATCGCGGCTTCGGCGCGGCGGTTGGGCGTGCGCTCGGAAAAGGCGGTGACCGAGATGTCGACCTTGCCGATGACGGCGCCGACTTCGGTGCGGGCCTCCCAATGCGGCTTGCCGGTCTCCTTGGAAATGAGCTCGGCCATTTCGTCTTCGCGGGCGCGCACGACATTGGCGAAGCGGCGCAGCGCCTCGGCGCGCTGGGTGAAGCTCTGGCTCGCCCAGTCGGGCCAGGCCTTGCGGGCAATGGCGATTTCGGCTGCGGGATCGCCCGCTTCGCCGGTCCAGATTTCCTCGCCGCTAGCGGGCGCAAAGCTTTTCAAACTCATGGCGGTTGGCTCGCAGGTGCGAACCGCCGGGTCAAGCGTCTTGGTCGGCGGCTGTCCCGTCCTGCATCGCTTCGCCCATGCGCCGGATGGCGGCGACCTTGGCCTCGACGGGTGCCCAATCATCCTTGTCGGCAATTGCGTCCCAGCGGGCTTCCAACTCCTCGATATGCATCGAGCAGGGCGCCTCGTCCGACCAATATTCGTGGCTGCGGGCATCGGGATTGGTGCGCTCCGCGAGCAGATCGGCGAGGGCGCGCCATTCGGAGGATGCATAGGCCTCCCCGCCAGGATCGATCCCGCCGCGCCAGTCGAAGAAGAAGCGGTCGATCTTCACGCTTTGCTGCGCGAGCGCCATGACCATCGCGCGAACAATGTCGCCATCGGCCTTCGCGTTGACCTTGGTGATACCCAGACGTTTCAGCATGGCCTCGATCAAGGCGGCATCGAAACGTTCGACCCAATCGGCGAGAATGGGGTTGAGGCGGTCCTCGCTCGCGAGCAGCGAGAGGCAGCCGCCGAGCTGCGCGAAATCCCAATGGATCGCTTCGGGCTGGCGGCCGAAACTGTAGAGGCCTTCGCTGTCGAAGTAGGCGGCGGTGAAGGTCTCGTCCCAAAACGGCGTGAAGCGCCACGGGCCATAGTCGAAGCTCTCGCCGCTAATGGCGATATTGTCGCTGTTGAGAACGCCGTGGACGAAGCCCGCCGCCATGTAGGAGGCGGCGAGGCGTGCGGTGGCGGTGCCGACCAGATCGAACAGGCGAACCGCATCTTCGACAGCGTCGCCCGAGGCATTCTCGCCGTAGAGATTGAGCAGGCAGTAGGCGACAAGCCGCTCGATCGCTTCATGGTCGCGTTCGAAGGCGTAGCGCTGGAATGTGCCGATGCGGATATGGCCGTGCCCGAGCCGAGTGAGGACCGACGAGCGGGTCGGCGAGGGCTCATCCGAGCGCCACAGGGATTCGCCGGTCTCGACGAGCGCGAAGGTCTTGGAGGTGTAGACGCCCAATGCCTCGAGCATCTCGGTGGCGAGGACTTCTCTGGATCCACCTTTGAGCGTCAGACGGCCATCGCCCTGGCGGCTATAGGGTGTTTGGCCCGAGCCCTTGGTGCCGAGGTCGAGCAGGCGATCCTCACCATCGCGCATCTGGGCAAAGAGAAAGCCGCGACCATCACCGATATCGGGGTTGTAGTGGCGGAACTGGTGGCCGTGATAGCGCAGCGCCAGCGGCGCCTTGAGATTGTCGGGCAGCGGCGAAAAGCGGCCGAAATGGTCGGTCCACCATTGTTCGTCCTTACCGCCGAGCCCGATTTTCTCGGCCGAGCGTTCGTTGGCGAAACGCAGCTTCGTCTCGGGAAAGTCGGCCGGTTCGACCGTGTCGTAAAACTGGTCGCCCAATGCCAAAATGGCCGGATCGGGACGATAGGGTTGGTTTTCCGCCATGTCTTAGGCGATAGAGGAACCGCACCGCAGGGGAAAGCGCCAGCATGGCAGAGTATAAGTCGCGATATTGGAATAGCCCCGAGGGGCTCAAGCTGCACTATCGCGATTATGACGGGCCGCGCGACGGGCCGCCTTTGCTGTGCCTGCACGGGCTGACGCGCAACGCCGCCGATTTCGATCCGGTCGCCGAGGCTTTTGCGGGCCAGCACCGGATGTTGTCGGTCGATTTTCGCGGCCGCGGCCTGTCGGAGCATGATCCCGACCCGTCGCGCTACAAGCCCGAAATCTACGTCCAGGACCTGATCAAGTTTCTCGACCAGCTGGGTATTGCCGACGCGATCTTCGTCGGCACGTCGCTCGGCGGGATCGTGACCATGTTGATGGCCGCGATCGAACCCGAGCGGATTGCCGGGGCGCTGCTCAACGATATCGGGCCCGAGCTGATCGAGGACGGGATCGACCGCATCCGCACCTATGTCGGCGATGGGCTGGAATTCGACGATTACGCCCACGCCGCGCGCGAGCTGAAGGCCGGCATGGCGGGCATTTATCCCAATTGGTCGGAAGCCGAATTCGAACGCTTTGCGCGGCGGTTGCTGAAGGAAGATGGCGGGCGGGTGCGCTCCAATTACGATCTGCGCATCGCCGAAAATGTCGTCGCGGGTGCCGAAGAGGAACCGATGGATGCCTGGCACCTGCTCGAAGGATTGAAGCGCAAGCCTGTCACGATCCTGCGCGGCGCGCTGAGCGACCTGTTCGCGCCAGGGACGGCGGAACGGATGATGCGCGAACTGCCCGATGCCGAGCTCGTCACCGTGCCCGATGTCGGCCATGCGCCGAGCTTCGATGAACCCGAATCGATCGAGGCCTTGCGTCGCCTGATCGCGCGCATCCCCGACGAACGCTTCGACTAGAGCGCGATACGCTCCAGCTTCTGGAGCGCGATTTCCTCGGGCTCCTCGGGGCTGATCGTCGAGACGAACTTGCCGCCCTCGTCGACGAGGAAGACGCTGGCCGTGTGATTGACATTGTAGTTGCCCGGCGCAGTCTCGCCGTCCCGGATCGCAGCGACGCCATATTGGCGCATCACCTGCTCGATCTGCTCCGAGCTGCCGGTAAGGCCGATGATCGGCGTCGAAAAGAGGTCGGCATAGCGGCCGACTTCTTCGGGGCCGTCACGCTCGGGGTCGACGGTGATGAAGACGATGTCGAACGCCTCCGCGCCGCCTACCTGGTCACGCAGGCGTACGAGCGTGGACAGGGTCGTCGGGCAGACGTCGGGGCAATTGGTGAAGCCGAAGAAGATGGCGTGCGGACGACCGTCCAACACGCTGCTGGAGAAGAGTTCGCCATCGCTGCCGACCAATGTGAAGGGGCCACCGAATTCAACCATGTCGCTGGTGGGCGTTTCGCGATCCTGGGTCAGGAAAAACACCCCGACGCCAATGAGGAGCGCGGCAATTGCGGCCCACAGGACGATGCGAATGCGGGACATCATCGTGCGCTGGCCTCTACCACCGCGACATCGACGACCTGCTGCGCACCGGTGCCGTACCAGAGAGTGAGCTTGAAGGTGCTGCCGGCCTCGAGCGGGGCCTTGAGCCCTTCGAGCATGATGTGCGTCCCGCCGGGTTCGAGCGTGATACGGCTGTTGCCCGCGATCTCCAGCGTATCGATCGGCGACATGCTGGCCATCCCATTGTCGAAGGTGGTTTCGTGGATGCTGGCGCCCTCGCTGGCGCCCGAGGTGACGCGCAGGACCTCGACGTCGCAATCGCCATTGTTGGCGATAGTCATGTAGACCGCGCCCATCGGCTGGCCTTCGGCGGTGGCGCGGGCCCAGGCCTCGCCCGGTGTTGGCAAGGCGGTGTCGCAATAGGCATCGCTGTCCATGCAGGCGGACAGGCCCAGGGCGGCGAGAGCGAGAAGAGCAATCCTGATCATGGCGGCGCGACTAGCAGCAAGCCGCGCGCGCCTCAATCGGCCAAATGACCATATCGATCAGGCGCGCTGGACCCCCGGGCTGCCCGGCGCGACCGCGAAGCTGGCGGCGGTGGAGATGGGCGCGCCGCGCTCGGACACTTTTTCGACGACGCGGTGATGGGTGGTCCATTGGTCGCGGGTGACGTCGCAGATGGCGTAGCCGCGCTGGTAATTGTTGTAGACGAGTTGCGGGTTGGCAGCCTGTATCTCGCGCATGTCGGCGCGTTGGAGTTCGCCATCGCCGCCCGACGTGATCGAGGTGGTGACGAACTCGGTGGCGATCGGGCTGCCGGCGCGGTCGGTGCCGTCCTCGTAGAGATTGCCGGCGAAATGCTGATGCTCGTCGCCGGTCAATACGATGGTGCTGTCATGGCCGCGGCGCGACAATTCTTCGAGTAGCCGCGCCCGCGGGACCTGATAGCCGCCCCAGCTGTCAGGATTGACCTGCAGCCCTTCCTGGTCGGGCATGCGGTCGAGGTCCATCATCATGATCTGCTGCGCGAGCACCTGCCAGGTCGCCTCGGAGCGGCCCATATTGCCGAGCAGCCAGTCAAGCTGTCGCTGGCCGAGCACGTCGGCATCGCGGCTGCGCACATCGTCGCAATCGGCGCCCCAGCTGTCGTTGCAGGGCTGGTCGCTCCTGAACTGGCGGGTATCGAGCAGGTTGATGTCGGCCAAGTTACCCCACGGCATGTGGCGATAGATCTGCATCGAGGCGCCGACCGGGAGCGAGGCGGCACGCAGCGGCATATGCTCGTAATAGGCCTGCATTGCCATTTGCTGGCGGAGGCGGAAGAGTTCGGGCGGAGTGCCGTCCTGATCGAGATGGCTGACCCAATTATTGTCGATCTCGTGATCGTCCCAGACGGTCAGCCACGGCGCGGCGGCGTGGGCGCGCTGGAGGTCGATATCCATTTTGTACTGGGCATAACGGCGCCGATAGTCGCCGATCGATTGCACTTCGCCCTCGAAATGGCGGCGGACGCTGGCGACGGGGCCGGCCCAATGGCGCACCGGCGCGTCGCGATATTCGTAGATATAATCGCCATAGCAATAGACGAAGTCGGGATTTTCTTCGGCGAGGTGGCGGTAGGCGGTGTAATAGCCTTCCTCGTAATTCTGGCAGCCGGCGACGGCGAAGCGGAGCCGGTCGACGCTCGCGCCGATGGCCGGGGTGGTGCGGGCACGGCCGCGATAGGTGCGCTCATCGCCTGAGGTGAAGCGGTAATAATAATCGCGGTCGGCATCGAGGCCGCTCAATTCGACATGGACGCTATGGCCGAGCTCGGGGCGAGCAAGCGTCATGCCCTTGCGCACGACATCGCGAAAACCGCGATCGGTGGCGACCTCATAGCCGACCTCGACCGCCGCCATGGGCATCCCATAGTCGAGCGCGAACGGATCGGGCGCAAGGCGCGTCCAGATGACGAAACCGTCGGGCGAGGGGTCGCCCGAGGCGATGCCCAGCGTGAAGGGATATTGGCGGAAGACCGGCTTGGCGAGGATGCGCGACGGGCTGGCGATGGCGAGACCGGCAATTGCCGCCACCCCGAAGCTCTTGAGCGCATGGCGGCGCGACAGTTCGAGCCGGAATGCCTGTTTCTTGTCCATCACATCTAATCCCCATCACACGCCGTCCACGTCGTCACGACAGCTACCGAAGCGCTGTTACCGACAAAAGACGGGCTTTTTGAGAGGGAAAATGGAGGTCCGAGCCGGAATCGAACCGGCGTACACGGATTTGCAGTCCGCTGCGTCACCACTCCGCCATCGGACCTCGCGACATGGTGAGCGCGCCGTTTGCAGCTTTCGCCATCGACTTGTCAACGCCAACTTTCGACGAAAAGCAGTAGCTTGTCCTTGGCCTATCGCGCCTCAGGCATTAGAGAGCAGGAAAGACTAAGCTGTATTAGGGTGATCACACAGTGAGCGACGTCATGACCAAGACCGACGAAAGCGAGACCTTTTCGCGCGCACGCCGCGCCATGATCGACAGTCAGTTGCGCCCCTCGGGCGTCAATGACGGGCAGCTCATTGCCGCCATCGATGCGGTCGGTCGCGAAGCCTTCCTGCCCGAAGCACGCCGCGCCGTCGCCTATCGCGATCGCAGCCTCGATCTAAGCGAAGGTCGATTCGCCATGGCGCCGACGCCCTTGTTCAAGCTGGTCGACCGCCTTGCCCCGCAGGCGGGCGAGAAGATCCTCGTTGCCGGTCCGCTTGCCGCCTATGCCGGCGCAGTGCTGGCCCGGCTGGGTGTCGACGTCGTCGCGCTCGACAGCGCGGCTGCGACCGGCCCGGACATGGAGCGGATGGCGATTGCCACCGGGCCGCTCGACAAGGGCGTTGCCGACGAAGCGCCGTTCGATGCCATCCTGATCGTGGGAGCGATCGAACAGCTTTCCGAAGAACTGACGGGCCAGCTTGCCGAAAAGGGGCGTGTCGCAGCGGCCATCCTCAGCGATGGTGTGACGCGACTGGCGATCGGACGTCGGTCGGGCGAGGGCGTGGCCTTCCGCACCTTTGCGGATGCTCAGGTCGCGCCGTTGGGAGAATTCGCCAAGGTGCGC contains:
- a CDS encoding protein adenylyltransferase SelO family protein; the protein is MAENQPYRPDPAILALGDQFYDTVEPADFPETKLRFANERSAEKIGLGGKDEQWWTDHFGRFSPLPDNLKAPLALRYHGHQFRHYNPDIGDGRGFLFAQMRDGEDRLLDLGTKGSGQTPYSRQGDGRLTLKGGSREVLATEMLEALGVYTSKTFALVETGESLWRSDEPSPTRSSVLTRLGHGHIRIGTFQRYAFERDHEAIERLVAYCLLNLYGENASGDAVEDAVRLFDLVGTATARLAASYMAAGFVHGVLNSDNIAISGESFDYGPWRFTPFWDETFTAAYFDSEGLYSFGRQPEAIHWDFAQLGGCLSLLASEDRLNPILADWVERFDAALIEAMLKRLGITKVNAKADGDIVRAMVMALAQQSVKIDRFFFDWRGGIDPGGEAYASSEWRALADLLAERTNPDARSHEYWSDEAPCSMHIEELEARWDAIADKDDWAPVEAKVAAIRRMGEAMQDGTAADQDA
- a CDS encoding SCO family protein, which gives rise to MMSRIRIVLWAAIAALLIGVGVFFLTQDRETPTSDMVEFGGPFTLVGSDGELFSSSVLDGRPHAIFFGFTNCPDVCPTTLSTLVRLRDQVGGAEAFDIVFITVDPERDGPEEVGRYADLFSTPIIGLTGSSEQIEQVMRQYGVAAIRDGETAPGNYNVNHTASVFLVDEGGKFVSTISPEEPEEIALQKLERIAL
- a CDS encoding copper chaperone PCu(A)C, with translation MIRIALLALAALGLSACMDSDAYCDTALPTPGEAWARATAEGQPMGAVYMTIANNGDCDVEVLRVTSGASEGASIHETTFDNGMASMSPIDTLEIAGNSRITLEPGGTHIMLEGLKAPLEAGSTFKLTLWYGTGAQQVVDVAVVEASAR
- a CDS encoding alkaline phosphatase D family protein, with the protein product MDKKQAFRLELSRRHALKSFGVAAIAGLAIASPSRILAKPVFRQYPFTLGIASGDPSPDGFVIWTRLAPDPFALDYGMPMAAVEVGYEVATDRGFRDVVRKGMTLARPELGHSVHVELSGLDADRDYYYRFTSGDERTYRGRARTTPAIGASVDRLRFAVAGCQNYEEGYYTAYRHLAEENPDFVYCYGDYIYEYRDAPVRHWAGPVASVRRHFEGEVQSIGDYRRRYAQYKMDIDLQRAHAAAPWLTVWDDHEIDNNWVSHLDQDGTPPELFRLRQQMAMQAYYEHMPLRAASLPVGASMQIYRHMPWGNLADINLLDTRQFRSDQPCNDSWGADCDDVRSRDADVLGQRQLDWLLGNMGRSEATWQVLAQQIMMMDLDRMPDQEGLQVNPDSWGGYQVPRARLLEELSRRGHDSTIVLTGDEHQHFAGNLYEDGTDRAGSPIATEFVTTSITSGGDGELQRADMREIQAANPQLVYNNYQRGYAICDVTRDQWTTHHRVVEKVSERGAPISTAASFAVAPGSPGVQRA
- a CDS encoding protein-L-isoaspartate O-methyltransferase family protein — translated: MSDVMTKTDESETFSRARRAMIDSQLRPSGVNDGQLIAAIDAVGREAFLPEARRAVAYRDRSLDLSEGRFAMAPTPLFKLVDRLAPQAGEKILVAGPLAAYAGAVLARLGVDVVALDSAAATGPDMERMAIATGPLDKGVADEAPFDAILIVGAIEQLSEELTGQLAEKGRVAAAILSDGVTRLAIGRRSGEGVAFRTFADAQVAPLGEFAKVRGFQF
- a CDS encoding prolyl oligopeptidase family serine peptidase: MKKSIFLAAAATFAIGSPAIAQEVQIDDPFIWLEEARSDEALAWVEAENEKTEGVIFTDPKFEALKSDALAILQADDRVPGVSIWPQGLMNFWQDEANPKGIVRFTSMESYRTDNPEWDVVLDIDQLAAEEGREWVYRGMNCLGPERKHCLVILSDGGKDANEIREFDLETRTFVEGGFFFEESLGGVQWVDEDTLLVSRDFGEGTMTESEYPFITKVLKRGQTLDEAVEIYRGEPTDVSAGASVVRDGDYVIHGRLASRGLNFHEREYYWEKDGEWVKLDIPTKVSPSGIVDGRMLMSLREEWTTSGVTYPADSLLSADLDAFKADPNGVTWEPVWTPGERQTRRGFNTSGGSMYLGVLDNVRGRVFKYNYVDGEWVTSLVPLPDNATLSIGSAADDTDEILLYSTDFLTPSTTYFFNGETGDLEVLKQSPARFDGSDFVIEQREVASADGVMIPYFVVRHKDTVMDGSTPTLLGGYGGFQVSRVPSYLGTTGKLWLENGGAYVLGNMRGGGEFGPEWHQTAIRENKQRTWDDFIAIAQDLVDTGLTSPEHLGIEGGSQGGLLVGTAFTQRPDLFNAAIVAIPLFDMLRYHEIGRGASWIGEYGDPRIPEQRAWIQSYSPYQKLVPGAEFPKVLYVTSTADDRTHPSHGRKAAARMAANGQPYYYYEDMVGGHSGGNDPEQQAKLLALRYTYLMQQLMDEDSGE
- the astD gene encoding succinylglutamate-semialdehyde dehydrogenase; the encoded protein is MSLKSFAPASGEEIWTGEAGDPAAEIAIARKAWPDWASQSFTQRAEALRRFANVVRAREDEMAELISKETGKPHWEARTEVGAVIGKVDISVTAFSERTPNRRAEAAMGNKVAVRHKPHGVMGVLGPYNFPAHLPNGHIVPALLAGNAIVFKPSEKTPAVGELLVDCFHEAGIPAGVVRCVQGGPDVGKALAENDGIDGLLFTGSARAGRFIHRAFADKPHKILAIEAGGNNPLVAWDVKDLQAAAAIIVQSAFLSAGQRCTCARRLIVPEDDHEALMGEVFKLTDRIIVDEPFAKPEPFMGPVIDNDAADHVQDRYLELLAKGGKPLRQMHRPDENLPMLTPAIVDMTDATERLDEEIFGPVLQLIRVDSFENAVREANNTRFGLAASILTKDPQKYDFFWANARAGVINWNKPTNGAPSTAPFGGIGISGNHRPSAFYAADYCAYPVTSVEAELCRATIGQGLRDPVMLED
- a CDS encoding alpha/beta fold hydrolase gives rise to the protein MAEYKSRYWNSPEGLKLHYRDYDGPRDGPPLLCLHGLTRNAADFDPVAEAFAGQHRMLSVDFRGRGLSEHDPDPSRYKPEIYVQDLIKFLDQLGIADAIFVGTSLGGIVTMLMAAIEPERIAGALLNDIGPELIEDGIDRIRTYVGDGLEFDDYAHAARELKAGMAGIYPNWSEAEFERFARRLLKEDGGRVRSNYDLRIAENVVAGAEEEPMDAWHLLEGLKRKPVTILRGALSDLFAPGTAERMMRELPDAELVTVPDVGHAPSFDEPESIEALRRLIARIPDERFD